A window from Deinococcus koreensis encodes these proteins:
- a CDS encoding glycosyltransferase family 61 protein produces MSRSLARLRLRLAATLRRRLLGPVVGRLPQAVMRSVAEHSLRPSLAAHLAAVGPGEEASLEHYGFPADYPPAFRRDKAFDPLPMLTLHDVCVSPSSGLVWLPGGELLQESVGSLNSLLMHPVWQEELLGPVTVLGAGPPVIVHPTAAYYHWLLEILPNTLHLLRAWPGARVLTQSRPPRFVTDGLAHVLGQATDQVVRAEGPVRVSQLQLRPREEFSGFVRTADRQILRAAFQDVLDSAAPDASGALYISRAHTPRRAVCNEPALEQALAARGVTVIYAEQLGLTEQVRLFAGATAVVALHGAGLANLVWCRPGTRVLEVFPEGVFNDCYARLAFSQQLDYTYLRLESPEVPVNAVVTAVHDWIEPRSRLPAD; encoded by the coding sequence GTGAGCCGTTCCCTGGCGAGGCTGCGCCTGCGCCTCGCGGCGACCCTGCGCCGGCGCCTGCTCGGCCCGGTGGTGGGACGCCTGCCCCAGGCGGTGATGCGCTCGGTGGCCGAGCACAGCCTGCGCCCCAGCCTGGCGGCCCATCTGGCTGCCGTGGGCCCCGGGGAAGAGGCCTCGCTCGAACACTATGGGTTCCCAGCCGATTACCCGCCGGCCTTCCGGCGAGACAAGGCCTTCGACCCGCTGCCCATGCTCACCCTTCACGATGTCTGCGTGAGTCCGTCTTCGGGTCTGGTCTGGCTGCCCGGTGGCGAGCTGCTGCAGGAGAGCGTGGGCTCGCTCAATTCGCTGCTGATGCACCCCGTCTGGCAGGAGGAGCTGCTGGGCCCGGTCACGGTGCTGGGCGCCGGGCCACCTGTGATCGTGCACCCAACTGCGGCGTACTACCACTGGCTCCTGGAGATCCTGCCCAATACCCTGCACCTGCTGCGGGCCTGGCCGGGTGCCCGCGTCCTGACTCAATCCAGGCCCCCGCGCTTCGTGACTGATGGCCTCGCGCACGTGTTGGGCCAGGCGACCGATCAGGTCGTCAGGGCTGAGGGCCCCGTGCGGGTGTCGCAGCTTCAGTTGCGGCCCCGTGAGGAATTTTCCGGGTTCGTGCGGACGGCCGACCGCCAGATCCTCCGTGCGGCTTTTCAGGACGTCCTCGATTCGGCCGCTCCAGACGCCAGTGGCGCCCTCTACATCTCACGGGCCCACACGCCGCGCCGGGCCGTGTGTAACGAGCCGGCGCTGGAACAGGCGCTCGCGGCGAGAGGCGTCACCGTGATCTACGCCGAGCAACTCGGCCTGACCGAGCAGGTTCGCCTGTTCGCCGGCGCGACGGCGGTGGTGGCCCTGCACGGAGCCGGGCTGGCGAATCTGGTGTGGTGCCGCCCCGGCACGCGGGTTCTGGAAGTTTTTCCCGAGGGCGTCTTCAACGACTGCTACGCCCGCCTGGCCTTCAGCCAGCAGCTGGACTACACCTATTTGCGTCTGGAGAGCCCTGAGGTGCCGGTCAATGCGGTGGTCACCGCCGTTCATGACTGGATCGAGCCTCGGAGCCGTCTACCGGCGGACTGA
- a CDS encoding endo alpha-1,4 polygalactosaminidase: MTASTIRPQAQPAPRRPAPAPRVPSRSFAVYYGQASLEKLRSYRMVALQPAHYSPEDILWLRAQGVTVLAYLSVGEDPSPERCVWSRRTRNAEWGTWYVKVGHAAWTARLYAAADEYLGHFSGLLLDTLDGATLFPSDRSPLLRIVRNLRRRHPQAYLLANRGFDLLPELGQFVDGVLIESFTTSWLDGYRKLRQHELAFTGEMLRRIRTQQLDVFALDYALTDQQRRAALVRARSLGVSTFVGVRELNTI; the protein is encoded by the coding sequence ATGACTGCGTCGACGATCCGGCCACAGGCCCAGCCCGCCCCCCGCAGGCCCGCCCCGGCGCCCCGTGTGCCCTCCAGAAGCTTCGCGGTCTACTACGGACAGGCGAGCCTGGAGAAGCTGCGGAGTTACCGCATGGTTGCCCTGCAGCCGGCGCACTATTCACCAGAGGACATCCTCTGGCTGCGCGCCCAGGGGGTGACGGTGCTGGCCTACCTGAGCGTGGGCGAGGATCCCAGCCCCGAGCGCTGCGTCTGGTCGCGGCGAACCCGCAATGCCGAGTGGGGCACCTGGTATGTCAAGGTCGGCCACGCCGCCTGGACGGCCCGGCTGTACGCCGCGGCCGACGAATACCTGGGCCATTTCAGCGGCCTGCTGCTTGACACGCTCGACGGCGCCACCCTCTTTCCCTCCGACCGCTCTCCCCTGCTGAGGATCGTGCGGAACCTGCGCCGCCGCCACCCCCAGGCCTATCTCCTGGCGAACCGGGGCTTCGACCTGCTGCCCGAGCTGGGCCAGTTCGTCGACGGCGTGCTGATCGAGTCCTTCACGACGTCATGGCTGGACGGCTACCGCAAGCTGCGTCAGCATGAGCTGGCGTTCACCGGGGAGATGCTGCGGCGAATTCGCACCCAACAGCTCGACGTGTTCGCGCTGGACTACGCCCTCACCGATCAGCAGCGCCGGGCCGCCCTGGTCAGGGCCCGCTCGCTGGGGGTCTCCACGTTCGTCGGCGTGCGCGAACTCAATACCATCTGA
- a CDS encoding Kelch repeat-containing protein, whose protein sequence is MSTPTPRRRPGLPALARLVGLGALLSLAAAACDQPAGPDDRPAQIELQPAALVFSSVQTRPSAAQRLTLSNPGQTALRLTTLSLGGPNAGDFELLAPPALPLEIGAGGQVEFQARLLAGTQPGVLRASLEAAGAGEPRQLSLSGLRATGLEGTNEPPLAQIVDALNYRIDVGSPALELGTGSVLLGEEIRAPLFRRAGTGPVRLRPVARYSPDGPAPFGFFTLDGPSGGARLKELGTIPAGEHQTLHPAVTASTRLDFDPGDQPFGVYLAPNAYAPQGTFTLDSLNGGPTRRGVRVYPVRDRAGEVVADTYLLGLEPAANGDYQDAVFLLEQAQPVPAVLGWGARGAAPTTLYEGQGAAVGGRLYVFGGFDRNLDGVPTATRAAWRFDASDNRWAALKPAPQALTHAGTAVDGASIYVAGGFLGDHPGPETDQVWRYDTAADSWTALPPLPSPRGAGALVRLGRDLHFFGGVRRTPDGEYRDDNAQHWVLPLDGGSWREAAPLPNARNHLAGVALGGRIYAIGGQHGGNEARDNQSDVHAYDPATDAWTAVSPLPLPLSHIAASTTVWRGQIVVVGGVTNASGSGAFEGREMETVLAYDPRSNRWSRLQPLPAPRQSSVADVIGDALVVSTGSTSAGPTDTTWQGN, encoded by the coding sequence GTGTCCACGCCGACCCCGCGGCGCCGCCCTGGGCTTCCGGCCCTGGCCCGGCTGGTCGGCCTGGGGGCGTTGCTGAGTCTCGCTGCTGCCGCGTGCGACCAGCCAGCCGGGCCCGACGACCGCCCCGCCCAGATCGAACTGCAGCCGGCGGCGCTGGTGTTCAGCTCGGTTCAGACCCGGCCCAGCGCAGCCCAGCGCCTCACGCTGAGCAATCCCGGACAGACGGCCCTGCGCCTGACCACGCTCAGCCTCGGTGGGCCCAACGCCGGAGACTTCGAGCTGCTGGCGCCGCCGGCCCTGCCCCTGGAGATCGGGGCGGGCGGTCAGGTCGAGTTCCAGGCCCGCCTGCTGGCCGGCACCCAGCCGGGCGTGCTGCGTGCCAGTCTGGAGGCGGCGGGGGCCGGAGAGCCGCGGCAGCTCTCCCTGAGCGGTTTGCGGGCCACCGGCCTGGAGGGCACCAACGAGCCGCCCCTGGCCCAGATCGTGGACGCCCTGAACTACCGGATCGACGTCGGATCGCCCGCCCTGGAACTCGGAACGGGCTCCGTCCTGCTGGGCGAGGAGATCCGCGCCCCGCTCTTTCGCCGGGCAGGCACCGGGCCGGTGCGCCTGCGGCCGGTGGCCCGCTACTCCCCCGACGGGCCGGCCCCCTTCGGCTTCTTCACTCTGGACGGCCCATCCGGAGGCGCCCGCCTAAAGGAACTGGGCACCATCCCCGCAGGAGAGCACCAGACCCTGCACCCGGCGGTCACGGCGAGCACCCGCCTGGACTTCGATCCGGGCGACCAGCCCTTCGGGGTGTATCTGGCCCCCAACGCCTACGCCCCCCAGGGCACCTTCACGCTGGACTCGCTGAACGGCGGGCCGACCCGGCGCGGCGTCCGGGTGTATCCCGTGAGGGACAGGGCGGGCGAGGTCGTGGCCGACACCTACCTGCTGGGACTGGAGCCCGCCGCCAACGGCGACTACCAGGACGCCGTGTTCCTGCTCGAACAGGCTCAGCCGGTACCTGCCGTCCTAGGCTGGGGCGCCCGCGGCGCGGCTCCCACCACGCTCTACGAGGGCCAGGGCGCCGCCGTGGGCGGCCGGCTGTACGTGTTCGGGGGCTTCGACCGCAACCTCGACGGCGTGCCCACCGCGACCCGCGCGGCCTGGCGCTTCGACGCCAGCGACAACCGCTGGGCGGCGCTGAAGCCGGCCCCGCAGGCCCTGACCCACGCAGGCACGGCCGTGGACGGCGCGTCCATCTACGTGGCCGGGGGGTTCCTGGGCGACCACCCCGGCCCGGAGACCGATCAGGTCTGGCGCTACGACACGGCTGCCGACTCGTGGACGGCGCTGCCGCCCCTGCCCTCGCCGCGTGGGGCCGGGGCCCTGGTGCGTCTGGGACGCGATCTCCACTTTTTCGGGGGTGTCCGGCGCACCCCGGACGGCGAGTATCGGGACGACAACGCCCAGCACTGGGTTCTGCCCCTGGACGGCGGCTCCTGGCGGGAGGCCGCGCCGCTGCCCAATGCGCGCAACCACCTCGCCGGCGTGGCGCTGGGAGGCCGGATCTACGCCATCGGCGGGCAGCATGGGGGCAACGAGGCCAGAGACAACCAGAGCGATGTCCACGCCTACGACCCGGCCACCGACGCCTGGACGGCGGTGAGCCCGCTGCCGCTGCCGCTGAGCCACATCGCCGCCTCCACGACCGTCTGGCGCGGCCAGATCGTGGTGGTGGGGGGGGTCACCAACGCGTCGGGCAGCGGAGCATTCGAGGGCCGCGAGATGGAGACGGTGCTGGCCTACGATCCCCGGAGCAACCGCTGGTCACGCCTGCAGCCCCTGCCGGCGCCCCGCCAGTCCTCGGTGGCCGACGTCATCGGCGACGCCCTGGTGGTCAGCACGGGGTCGACCTCGGCTGGGCCGACCGACACCACCTGGCAGGGCAACTGA